A genomic window from Variovorax paradoxus includes:
- a CDS encoding YciI family protein, which produces MRFMLLMIPHGYETAAPGTIPEDVDAVSAMMAYNESMQKAGVLISCDGLHPPSMGARVSFKDKKPKIVDGPFAEAKEVLGGFWIIDVPSRAAAIEWAARCPGSDNEVVEVRQIQEIGDYPADVQALTSEFASMQTVKKTAP; this is translated from the coding sequence ATGCGATTCATGCTGCTGATGATTCCCCACGGCTACGAAACCGCCGCGCCCGGCACCATCCCCGAAGACGTCGATGCGGTGTCGGCCATGATGGCCTACAACGAGTCGATGCAGAAAGCCGGCGTGCTGATCAGCTGCGACGGCCTGCATCCGCCCTCGATGGGCGCGCGCGTGAGCTTCAAGGACAAGAAGCCCAAGATCGTCGACGGCCCCTTCGCCGAGGCCAAGGAAGTGCTCGGCGGCTTCTGGATCATCGACGTGCCTTCTCGCGCCGCCGCCATCGAATGGGCCGCGCGCTGCCCCGGCTCTGACAACGAGGTCGTCGAGGTGCGCCAGATCCAGGAAATCGGCGACTACCCGGCCGACGTGCAGGCGCTGACCAGCGAGTTCGCGTCGATGCAGACCGTCAAGAAGACCGCGCCGTAA
- a CDS encoding DJ-1/PfpI family protein yields the protein MSLRVLILAFDGVEALDFAGPFEVFTTASRVSQRMQPGTAAPFDVASVAHAAGGQPVQARAGLQLLVDHTLADSPKADVLIVPGGVVDAPMASPDTLRWIARSAAGAQVVASVCTGAFLLAESGVITNDTVTTHWEDIADLRERFPLLDVRDGVRWVDNGRIVSSAGISAGIDMSLHLVERLAGRELAERTARQMDYAWTRNPSHNPSA from the coding sequence ATGAGCTTGCGCGTACTCATCCTCGCCTTCGACGGCGTCGAGGCGCTGGACTTCGCCGGCCCCTTCGAGGTGTTCACCACTGCGAGCCGGGTCAGCCAGCGGATGCAGCCAGGCACGGCGGCGCCGTTCGATGTCGCATCGGTGGCCCATGCGGCAGGCGGCCAGCCCGTGCAGGCGCGCGCCGGCCTGCAACTGCTGGTCGACCACACGCTGGCCGACAGCCCGAAGGCCGACGTGCTGATCGTCCCTGGCGGCGTGGTCGACGCGCCGATGGCCAGCCCCGACACGCTGCGCTGGATCGCCCGCAGCGCCGCTGGCGCGCAGGTCGTCGCCTCAGTCTGCACCGGCGCGTTCCTGCTGGCCGAAAGCGGCGTGATCACGAACGACACAGTCACCACCCACTGGGAAGACATCGCCGACCTGCGCGAGCGCTTTCCTTTGCTCGACGTGCGCGACGGCGTGCGCTGGGTCGACAACGGCCGCATCGTCAGTTCCGCAGGCATCAGCGCCGGCATCGACATGAGCCTGCACCTCGTCGAGCGGCTGGCCGGGCGCGAACTGGCCGAGCGCACCGCGCGCCAGATGGACTACGCATGGACCCGCAACCCCAGCCACAACCCATCCGCGTAG
- a CDS encoding GlxA family transcriptional regulator: MDPQPQPQPIRVVFVLLPGSIVLDWAGPAEALRIANQRLRAMGQPERFAIEFASPRPTAMGSVGVALAGLSPLPTQWDGPGWIVLVGLPGDTIAIDNPETQDLLHWLRGLRFERDRLELLTICAGAVLAAHAGALAGRRATTHHQHLDELRAVEPRCDVVSNRVFVIDPPLYSSAGVTTGIDLVLHRIAGLCGEALAAQVAQTMVVALRRGPHDPELSPFLAYRNHLHAALHRVQDAVSEQPQADWSVPRMAEVAHTSARHLTRLFVEHAGVAPLAYLRRLRLAAAQLALASGASVTRAAEQSGFGSDTQLRRAWHQFGLPGSPSEANSAFKA; encoded by the coding sequence ATGGACCCGCAACCCCAGCCACAACCCATCCGCGTAGTCTTCGTCCTCCTGCCCGGCAGCATCGTGCTCGACTGGGCCGGCCCGGCCGAGGCGCTGCGCATCGCCAACCAGCGGCTGCGCGCAATGGGCCAGCCCGAGCGTTTTGCCATCGAGTTCGCGAGCCCCCGGCCGACGGCGATGGGCTCGGTCGGCGTCGCGCTGGCCGGGCTCTCGCCCTTGCCGACGCAGTGGGACGGCCCCGGCTGGATCGTGCTGGTCGGCCTGCCCGGCGACACCATTGCCATCGACAACCCCGAGACGCAAGACTTGCTGCACTGGCTGCGCGGCCTGCGCTTCGAGCGCGACCGGCTGGAGCTGCTGACGATCTGCGCCGGCGCGGTGCTGGCCGCGCATGCCGGCGCGCTGGCGGGCCGGCGCGCCACCACGCACCACCAGCACCTCGACGAGTTGCGTGCCGTGGAGCCGCGCTGCGACGTGGTCAGCAACCGCGTGTTCGTGATCGATCCGCCGCTGTACAGCAGCGCGGGCGTGACGACCGGCATCGACCTGGTCCTGCACCGCATCGCCGGGCTGTGCGGCGAAGCGCTCGCGGCGCAGGTCGCGCAGACCATGGTGGTGGCGCTGCGCCGCGGCCCGCACGACCCGGAGCTGTCGCCCTTTCTTGCCTACCGCAACCACCTGCATGCCGCGCTGCACCGCGTGCAGGACGCGGTCAGCGAACAGCCGCAGGCCGACTGGAGCGTGCCGCGCATGGCCGAGGTGGCGCACACCTCGGCGCGGCACCTCACGCGGCTGTTTGTCGAACATGCGGGCGTGGCGCCGCTGGCCTATTTGCGGCGGCTGCGGCTTGCGGCCGCGCAACTCGCGCTGGCCTCGGGCGCGAGCGTGACGCGGGCGGCGGAGCAGTCGGGCTTCGGCTCGGACACCCAGTTGCGCCGCGCGTGGCACCAGTTCGGGTTGCCGGGCTCGCCTTCGGAGGCGAACTCGGCCTTCAAGGCCTGA
- a CDS encoding RNA polymerase sigma factor: MESAKIIATVARMVRDLGLAEELAQDALVSALEQWSESGVPDNPAAWLTAVAKRRALDRLRHLQLAEHKAGEIGREIDAQHEMAQDDFAEAVDAALDDDIGDDLLRLVFTACHPVLSTEARVALTLRLMGGLTTDEIARAFLVPEATVAQRIVRAKRTLAEARVPFEVPRRHELEARLTSVLEVIYLVFNEGYSATAGDDWMRPTLCDEALRLGRIVAELVPKEAEVHGLVALMEIQASRTAARVGPSGEPVLLLEQNRARWDQMLIRRGLAALARAEALGGALGPYALQAAIAACHGRARTADETDWGRIAALYDALAELTPSPIVELNRAVALSMAFGPATGLEVVDALMDEPSLKGYHLLPTVRGDLLFKLGRRDEARKEFDRAAALTRNTRERALLLARARACLLDGTAG, translated from the coding sequence ATGGAGTCCGCCAAGATCATCGCCACCGTCGCGCGCATGGTGCGCGACTTGGGCCTGGCCGAAGAGCTGGCCCAGGACGCGCTGGTCTCGGCCCTCGAGCAATGGAGCGAATCCGGCGTGCCCGACAACCCCGCGGCCTGGCTCACGGCAGTGGCCAAGCGCCGCGCGCTCGACCGCCTGCGCCACCTGCAGCTGGCCGAGCACAAGGCCGGCGAAATCGGCCGCGAGATCGACGCACAGCACGAGATGGCACAAGACGATTTCGCCGAAGCGGTCGATGCCGCGCTTGACGACGACATCGGCGACGACCTGCTGCGGCTGGTGTTCACCGCCTGCCACCCGGTGCTGTCGACCGAAGCCCGCGTGGCGCTCACGTTGCGGCTGATGGGCGGCCTCACCACCGACGAGATCGCGCGCGCCTTTCTCGTGCCAGAAGCCACCGTGGCGCAGCGCATCGTGCGTGCCAAGCGCACGCTGGCCGAGGCGCGCGTGCCCTTCGAGGTGCCGCGCAGGCACGAGCTCGAAGCCCGGCTCACCTCGGTGCTCGAAGTGATCTACCTGGTCTTCAACGAAGGCTACTCGGCCACCGCCGGCGACGACTGGATGCGCCCCACGTTGTGCGATGAAGCCCTGCGCCTGGGCCGCATCGTGGCCGAGCTGGTGCCGAAGGAGGCTGAGGTGCACGGCCTCGTGGCGCTGATGGAAATCCAGGCTTCGCGAACGGCCGCGCGCGTGGGACCGTCGGGCGAGCCGGTGCTGCTGCTCGAACAGAACCGCGCGCGCTGGGACCAGATGCTGATCCGTCGCGGCCTCGCGGCGCTCGCGCGTGCCGAAGCACTCGGCGGCGCGCTCGGCCCCTATGCGCTGCAGGCCGCCATCGCCGCCTGCCATGGCCGCGCGCGCACCGCCGACGAAACCGACTGGGGCCGCATCGCTGCGCTCTACGACGCGCTGGCCGAACTCACGCCGTCGCCCATCGTCGAGCTCAACCGGGCGGTCGCGTTGTCGATGGCCTTCGGGCCGGCGACGGGGCTGGAGGTGGTCGATGCGCTCATGGACGAGCCTTCGCTCAAGGGCTACCACCTGTTGCCGACCGTGCGCGGCGATCTGCTCTTCAAGCTCGGCCGCCGCGACGAGGCGCGCAAGGAATTCGACCGCGCCGCCGCGCTCACGCGCAACACGCGCGAGCGGGCGCTGCTCCTCGCACGTGCGCGGGCCTGCCTCCTCGATGGCACTGCCGGGTGA
- a CDS encoding YciI family protein, with product MRFMILVKANADSEAGVMPSTEILTAMGKFNEELVKAGVLLAGEGLHPSSKGVRVRCEGPTKRTVIDGPFAETKELLAGFWLFQVKSKEEAIEWIKRSPFQEGEIEIRQVFEAADFGDSMTPELLAQEDRLRAETEAHIKAGTKAGS from the coding sequence ATGCGATTCATGATTCTGGTCAAGGCCAACGCCGATTCCGAAGCCGGCGTGATGCCCAGCACCGAAATACTCACCGCCATGGGCAAGTTCAACGAGGAGCTGGTCAAGGCCGGCGTGCTGCTGGCGGGCGAAGGCCTGCACCCCAGCTCCAAAGGCGTGCGCGTGCGCTGCGAAGGCCCGACCAAGCGCACCGTCATCGACGGCCCCTTCGCCGAAACCAAGGAGCTGCTGGCCGGTTTCTGGCTGTTCCAGGTCAAGTCGAAGGAAGAAGCAATCGAGTGGATCAAGCGCAGCCCCTTCCAGGAAGGCGAGATCGAGATCCGCCAGGTGTTCGAGGCTGCCGACTTCGGCGACTCCATGACGCCCGAGCTGCTCGCCCAGGAAGACCGCCTGCGGGCCGAGACCGAGGCCCACATCAAGGCCGGTACCAAGGCCGGCAGCTGA
- a CDS encoding bleomycin resistance protein, translating to MNTKAGVSPAPDLGTLHEFHGVQPVLPVSDVSRAARWFRDVLGFELDFIAGEPPSYARVKKGDRSYGDPVYLRLWQCNSREAKPWRGEIVIHVGKDIDGLHAAYVKRGVTVIEPPTSQPWGLREFAIREPDGHILRFCGYLP from the coding sequence ATGAACACCAAGGCCGGTGTGAGCCCGGCGCCCGACCTGGGCACCCTGCATGAATTCCACGGCGTGCAGCCCGTGCTGCCGGTGTCGGACGTGTCGCGCGCCGCGCGCTGGTTTCGCGACGTGCTGGGCTTCGAGCTCGACTTCATCGCGGGGGAGCCCCCCAGCTACGCCCGGGTGAAGAAGGGCGACCGCAGCTACGGCGACCCGGTCTACCTGAGGCTGTGGCAATGCAACTCGCGCGAGGCCAAACCCTGGCGCGGTGAAATCGTGATCCACGTGGGCAAGGACATCGACGGCCTGCACGCCGCTTACGTGAAGCGCGGCGTGACGGTCATCGAGCCGCCGACCTCCCAGCCTTGGGGGCTGCGCGAGTTCGCGATCCGGGAGCCTGACGGCCACATCCTGCGCTTCTGCGGCTACCTGCCCTGA
- the rpsT gene encoding 30S ribosomal protein S20 — MASAKPKKKNPRLASGRKRVRQDTKLNAANTSLRSKYRTAVKNVEKAVLAGDKTKASELFAKAQSIVDTVADKGIFHKNKAARDKSRLSAKVKALALAPEKAAA; from the coding sequence ATGGCATCCGCCAAGCCCAAGAAGAAGAACCCGCGCCTCGCCTCCGGCCGTAAGCGCGTCCGCCAGGACACCAAGCTCAACGCTGCGAACACCTCGCTGCGCTCCAAATACCGTACCGCTGTCAAGAACGTCGAAAAGGCTGTTCTGGCTGGCGACAAGACCAAGGCAAGCGAACTGTTCGCGAAGGCCCAGAGCATCGTCGACACCGTCGCCGACAAGGGCATCTTCCACAAGAACAAGGCAGCCCGCGACAAGAGCCGCCTGTCGGCCAAGGTCAAGGCCCTCGCCCTCGCGCCTGAAAAGGCCGCCGCCTGA
- a CDS encoding SirB1 family protein: MTFSFQVPTALEYFESLVRSDDQFPLLEAAASLAQDEYPDLDVQQVLGDVDQLLARLKRRLPADAAPLARLRALNQFFFNDLSFGGNVNDYYDPDNSYLNAVLRTRRGIPISLAVLWMELAQGLGLQARGIGFPGHFMLKVTLPKGQVVIDPFTGKSLSREELGERLEPYKRSNGLVGDFDVPLGLYLQPASPREIIARMLRNLKEVHHAQEDWQRVIAVQDRLIALLPSAWGEYRDRGIAHAEQGNTAQAVRDLETYLAKAEDALDIDAIAERVAMLRRMAS; the protein is encoded by the coding sequence ATGACGTTCAGCTTTCAGGTTCCTACCGCACTGGAGTATTTCGAATCGCTGGTTCGCAGCGACGATCAATTTCCGCTGCTCGAAGCCGCCGCCAGCCTGGCGCAGGACGAATACCCCGATCTCGACGTGCAGCAGGTGCTTGGCGATGTAGACCAGCTCCTGGCCCGCCTGAAGCGCCGCCTGCCGGCCGACGCCGCACCGCTGGCCCGCCTGCGCGCCCTGAACCAGTTCTTCTTCAATGACCTGAGCTTCGGCGGCAACGTCAACGACTACTACGACCCTGACAACAGCTACCTGAACGCCGTGCTGCGCACCCGCCGCGGCATCCCGATCTCGCTGGCCGTGCTGTGGATGGAACTGGCGCAGGGCCTGGGCCTGCAGGCACGCGGCATCGGGTTTCCGGGGCATTTCATGCTCAAGGTGACGCTGCCCAAGGGGCAGGTGGTGATCGATCCTTTCACCGGCAAGTCGCTGTCGCGCGAAGAACTGGGCGAGCGGCTCGAGCCCTACAAGCGCAGCAACGGCCTGGTCGGCGACTTCGACGTGCCGCTGGGCCTGTATCTGCAGCCCGCAAGCCCGCGCGAAATCATCGCCCGCATGCTGCGCAACCTGAAGGAAGTGCACCACGCGCAGGAAGACTGGCAGCGCGTCATCGCCGTACAAGACCGCCTGATCGCCCTGTTGCCCAGCGCCTGGGGCGAGTACCGCGACCGCGGCATCGCGCATGCCGAACAGGGCAACACCGCGCAAGCCGTGCGCGACCTGGAAACCTACCTGGCGAAGGCCGAGGACGCCCTTGATATCGACGCGATTGCCGAGCGCGTCGCCATGTTGCGCCGAATGGCCAGCTGA
- a CDS encoding M14 family metallopeptidase, with translation MAQFDPAKVWVEPPTIAARFPDPPVSYATPGFRAGRTDFPSHAEVLAFLNDLARQSPNVRVERLGLSQQGREMPLVVLADQGRIDPARPTVMVIGQQHGNEPAGGETVLALAQQFASEPGAALLKKVNLVLVPRGNPDGAERFTRVTANGIDVNRDHLLLRTPEARMLAAATLRYQPQVVLDLHEFTVGGRWIDKFGAAMKYDGLLQPATVGNLDPAIAASAQRDYVDAIQAAFTQAGLQGFKYHTTSGGKSEDRTVSMGGVQPDTGRNVSALRQAVSLLLEVRGVGLGRAHFARRVHTQVLAATTVIETAAKQGPALIQLTAQAGQRAKAEACHGDLVVEAWQTPMRQRLEFLDAKSGEDKTVEVEWRAAEPLKIANARPRPCGYLLAASETTAVQRLQMLGVRVERIDSAAPWQVERYEILSQTDGQRQDARGAIEDGEAIRAFRVRPRAGRAVVQPGSFYVSLAQPLSPLVSAALEPDSQNSYAANRLLEIGDDRLLRVPGPAPAGVWH, from the coding sequence TTGGCCCAGTTCGATCCCGCCAAGGTGTGGGTCGAGCCGCCGACCATCGCCGCGCGTTTCCCAGATCCGCCGGTGAGCTACGCCACGCCGGGCTTTCGCGCTGGGCGCACCGACTTTCCCTCGCACGCCGAGGTGCTCGCCTTCTTGAACGACCTTGCGCGCCAGTCGCCGAACGTGCGCGTCGAGCGCCTGGGCCTGTCGCAGCAGGGGCGCGAGATGCCGCTGGTGGTGCTGGCCGACCAGGGGCGAATCGATCCCGCGCGCCCCACGGTGATGGTGATCGGCCAGCAGCACGGCAACGAGCCGGCCGGTGGCGAAACGGTGTTGGCATTGGCGCAGCAGTTCGCCAGCGAGCCCGGCGCCGCGCTGCTGAAGAAGGTGAACCTAGTGCTGGTGCCGCGCGGCAACCCGGACGGCGCCGAGCGCTTCACCCGCGTCACCGCCAACGGCATCGACGTGAACCGTGACCACCTGCTGCTGCGCACGCCCGAGGCGCGCATGCTCGCGGCCGCCACCTTGCGCTACCAGCCGCAGGTGGTGCTCGACTTGCACGAGTTCACCGTCGGCGGCCGCTGGATCGACAAGTTCGGCGCGGCCATGAAGTACGACGGCCTGCTGCAGCCGGCTACCGTGGGCAACCTCGACCCCGCCATTGCCGCAAGCGCGCAGCGCGACTACGTCGACGCCATCCAGGCCGCATTCACGCAGGCCGGATTGCAGGGCTTCAAGTACCACACCACCTCCGGCGGCAAGAGCGAGGACCGCACGGTGTCGATGGGCGGCGTACAGCCCGACACCGGACGCAACGTGAGCGCGCTGCGCCAGGCCGTGAGCCTGCTGCTCGAAGTGCGCGGCGTGGGGCTCGGGCGTGCGCACTTCGCGCGCCGCGTGCACACGCAAGTGCTGGCCGCCACCACCGTCATCGAGACGGCCGCGAAGCAGGGGCCGGCACTGATTCAGCTCACCGCACAGGCCGGGCAGCGCGCGAAGGCCGAGGCCTGCCATGGCGATCTCGTGGTCGAGGCCTGGCAGACGCCGATGCGGCAACGCCTCGAATTCCTCGACGCGAAGAGCGGGGAAGACAAGACAGTCGAAGTCGAATGGCGCGCCGCCGAGCCGCTCAAGATTGCCAACGCCCGCCCGCGCCCCTGCGGCTATCTGCTCGCGGCCAGCGAGACCACGGCCGTGCAGCGCCTGCAGATGCTGGGCGTGCGCGTGGAGCGCATCGACAGCGCGGCGCCCTGGCAGGTGGAGCGCTACGAGATCCTGTCGCAGACCGACGGCCAGCGGCAGGATGCGCGCGGCGCCATCGAGGACGGTGAGGCGATCCGTGCCTTCCGCGTGCGGCCGCGGGCCGGTCGCGCTGTGGTGCAGCCGGGGAGCTTCTACGTGTCGCTGGCGCAGCCGCTGTCGCCGCTGGTCAGCGCGGCGCTGGAGCCCGACTCGCAGAACAGCTATGCGGCCAACCGGCTGCTCGAGATCGGCGACGACAGGCTGCTGCGCGTGCCAGGCCCCGCGCCCGCCGGCGTCTGGCACTGA
- a CDS encoding DUF3579 domain-containing protein, which produces MISPTAKEIFIQGITKDGRTFRPSDWAERLAGVMCSFRPGGAYPGSHLSYSPWCIPTTINGVKCVIVNRELRDAEPMAWDFCVNFARDNDLQVAEACLVPDTPIPPKKA; this is translated from the coding sequence ATGATTTCCCCCACTGCCAAAGAAATCTTCATCCAGGGCATCACCAAGGATGGCCGGACATTCCGCCCCAGCGATTGGGCCGAGCGTCTGGCCGGCGTGATGTGCTCTTTTCGCCCCGGTGGCGCCTATCCGGGCAGCCACCTGAGCTACTCGCCCTGGTGCATTCCGACGACCATCAACGGCGTGAAGTGCGTGATCGTGAACCGCGAGCTGCGCGATGCCGAGCCGATGGCCTGGGATTTCTGCGTGAACTTCGCGAGAGACAACGACCTGCAGGTGGCCGAGGCCTGTCTGGTGCCCGACACGCCCATCCCTCCCAAGAAGGCCTGA
- the murJ gene encoding murein biosynthesis integral membrane protein MurJ has translation MSLLKSASTVSLLTLASRITGLVRDVLFASVFGVSALTDAFNVAFRIPNLFRRVFGEGAFSQAFVPVLAARKAEDGEEGARQLIDHVATLLTWTLLVVCVAGVAGAPLLVWAMASGLPGFDSAVIMTRWMFPYIGFMSLVALAGGILNTWRKFAVPAASPVLLNIALILAIVVGAPLFRRWGIEPIYAQCVGVLVGGVLQLALQIPALRKLGLMPRVGASFRALRTAWTDPATRKVLKLMLPALLGVSVAQISLLINTQIASHLAVGSVTWITNADRLMEFPTAMLGVALGVVLMPQLAGARAAKDDARYSSLLDWGLRLVVLLSAPCAVALLLFAKPLVAVLFHNGAYTGEDVGRTTLALMGYGVGLVGIVAVKVLAPGYYAKHDTRTPMLIAVGVLVLTQVLNIFLVPVLQHAALTLTIAIGALVNSTWLLVGLMRRGSYKPEPGWGKFALQVLAGTLVLAGLLFWGSGHFDWVGLREQRLLRIGLLAALIAGSALLYFAVLAAVGVRLRSFLRR, from the coding sequence GTGTCCCTGCTCAAATCCGCCTCCACCGTCTCCCTGCTGACTCTCGCTTCGCGGATCACGGGCCTTGTGCGCGACGTGCTGTTTGCCTCGGTTTTCGGCGTCAGCGCGCTGACCGACGCCTTCAACGTCGCATTCCGCATCCCCAACCTGTTCCGGCGGGTCTTCGGCGAAGGCGCCTTCAGCCAGGCCTTCGTGCCGGTGCTGGCCGCGCGCAAGGCCGAAGACGGGGAAGAGGGCGCCCGGCAGCTGATCGACCATGTCGCCACGCTGCTCACCTGGACGCTGCTGGTCGTGTGCGTGGCCGGCGTGGCCGGAGCGCCGCTGCTGGTCTGGGCCATGGCGAGCGGACTGCCCGGCTTCGACTCGGCCGTGATCATGACGCGCTGGATGTTCCCGTACATCGGCTTCATGTCGCTGGTGGCGCTGGCGGGCGGCATTCTCAACACCTGGCGCAAGTTCGCGGTGCCGGCGGCGTCGCCGGTGCTGCTCAACATCGCGCTGATCCTGGCGATCGTGGTCGGGGCGCCGCTGTTTCGCCGGTGGGGCATCGAACCGATCTACGCGCAGTGCGTGGGCGTGCTGGTGGGGGGCGTGCTGCAGCTGGCCCTGCAGATTCCGGCGCTGCGCAAGCTCGGGCTGATGCCGCGCGTCGGCGCGAGCTTCAGGGCGCTGCGGACCGCGTGGACCGACCCGGCCACGCGCAAGGTGCTCAAGTTGATGCTGCCCGCGCTGCTGGGCGTGAGCGTGGCGCAGATCTCGCTGCTCATCAACACGCAGATCGCCTCGCACCTCGCGGTGGGCAGCGTGACCTGGATCACCAACGCCGACCGGCTGATGGAATTCCCCACCGCCATGCTCGGCGTGGCGCTCGGCGTGGTGCTGATGCCGCAGCTGGCCGGCGCCCGCGCCGCCAAGGACGACGCCCGCTATTCGTCGCTGCTCGACTGGGGCCTTCGCCTCGTCGTACTGCTTTCGGCGCCTTGCGCCGTCGCGCTGCTGCTGTTTGCCAAGCCGCTGGTAGCGGTGCTCTTTCACAACGGCGCGTACACCGGCGAGGACGTAGGCCGCACGACCCTGGCGTTGATGGGCTACGGCGTCGGGCTGGTCGGCATCGTGGCTGTGAAGGTGCTCGCGCCCGGCTACTACGCCAAGCACGACACGCGCACTCCGATGCTCATCGCCGTGGGCGTGCTGGTGCTGACGCAGGTGCTCAATATCTTCCTGGTGCCGGTGCTGCAGCACGCGGCGCTGACCCTGACCATCGCCATCGGCGCGCTCGTCAATTCGACCTGGCTGCTGGTTGGCCTGATGCGCCGCGGCAGCTACAAGCCCGAACCGGGCTGGGGCAAGTTCGCGCTGCAGGTGCTGGCGGGCACGCTGGTGTTGGCCGGCCTGCTGTTCTGGGGCTCGGGCCATTTCGACTGGGTCGGCCTGCGTGAGCAGCGCCTGTTGCGCATCGGCCTGCTCGCCGCGCTGATCGCCGGCTCGGCGCTGCTGTATTTCGCCGTGCTGGCAGCCGTCGGCGTGCGGCTGCGCAGCTTTCTGCGCCGCTGA